The following are from one region of the Dehalococcoidales bacterium genome:
- a CDS encoding ABC transporter substrate-binding protein, which yields MKRLLELIFALTMALVLLAPGCAGGEESAEELKGPITVGSKIDTEGSLLAQMMILMLRDGGFEVVDKSQFGPTSVVKKALETGEIDMYPEYTGNGAFFFDEADSPVWKDAARGYDRVKELDLERNDILWLKPAPANNTWAIAIRRDLAEEHNLETLDDLAAYVNAGKAPTIKLIGSEEFVNSPAALPAFQEAYGFTLDKQQLVTVSSGDTTQTEKAAGEGTDQINAAMAYGTDGTIDAFGLVVLGDPRGVQPVYEPAPRVRGEIMEKYPEITDILDPVFESLTLEILQELNGRIGVAGENPADVARDYLTSKGFLK from the coding sequence ATGAAGAGACTGTTGGAGTTAATCTTTGCTCTCACTATGGCGTTGGTCCTGTTAGCGCCCGGTTGCGCCGGTGGCGAGGAGTCGGCTGAGGAACTAAAAGGCCCGATCACGGTTGGGTCGAAGATAGACACTGAGGGATCACTTCTGGCACAGATGATGATACTGATGCTGCGAGATGGTGGCTTCGAAGTAGTGGACAAGTCTCAGTTTGGACCTACATCAGTGGTCAAGAAGGCGCTGGAGACCGGTGAAATCGACATGTACCCGGAGTACACCGGCAACGGGGCTTTCTTCTTCGATGAGGCCGACTCACCTGTTTGGAAGGACGCGGCCAGGGGCTACGATCGCGTGAAGGAGCTTGACCTGGAGCGCAACGATATCCTCTGGCTGAAGCCGGCCCCGGCAAATAACACCTGGGCGATAGCCATTCGGCGGGACCTTGCAGAGGAGCACAATCTAGAGACCCTGGATGACCTTGCGGCCTATGTGAACGCGGGGAAGGCCCCCACCATTAAGCTAATCGGTTCAGAAGAGTTTGTCAACAGCCCTGCCGCGCTGCCTGCATTCCAGGAGGCATACGGGTTCACTCTGGACAAACAGCAGTTGGTGACCGTTTCGAGCGGGGACACCACCCAGACCGAGAAGGCCGCAGGAGAGGGCACTGACCAAATCAACGCGGCCATGGCCTATGGGACCGACGGGACCATCGATGCCTTCGGCCTGGTAGTGCTCGGGGACCCGAGGGGCGTCCAGCCGGTGTACGAGCCCGCACCCCGAGTTCGTGGCGAGATCATGGAGAAGTACCCCGAGATCACGGACATCCTCGATCCGGTCTTTGAGTCACTGACCCTAGAAATCCTCCAGGAGTTGAACGGCAGGATTGGTGTTGCCGGCGAGAACCCGGCAGACGTTGCCAGAGACTATCTCACTTCCAAGGGCTTCCTGAAGTAG
- a CDS encoding DinB family protein, with protein sequence MEWQDLLADGYERIVDVVARVLGGLTEDDLNWQPRPDCNSIGWLVWHLTRQQDAQISALAGEKQLWTEQRWHARFGREANPEDIGFGHTPEQLAAFKSPDVETLMNYNRAVVERSKAYFRRLSASDLDRELDEPWFQPLPTVGVRLISIMDDSVLHAGQAAYVRGLRQGKGWQKY encoded by the coding sequence ATGGAATGGCAAGACTTGCTGGCAGACGGCTACGAAAGGATCGTCGATGTGGTGGCGAGAGTGCTAGGTGGACTCACAGAAGATGATCTGAACTGGCAGCCCCGTCCTGACTGCAACAGCATTGGCTGGTTGGTCTGGCACCTGACCCGGCAGCAGGACGCCCAGATATCTGCTCTGGCCGGGGAAAAGCAACTCTGGACCGAACAGCGGTGGCATGCCAGGTTTGGTCGAGAGGCCAATCCGGAAGACATCGGATTTGGCCATACTCCGGAGCAACTGGCGGCGTTCAAGTCCCCCGATGTTGAGACTCTGATGAACTACAACAGGGCAGTGGTTGAACGCTCAAAGGCGTACTTCCGGCGGCTGTCTGCATCAGACCTCGACCGGGAACTTGATGAGCCTTGGTTCCAGCCACTGCCGACAGTTGGGGTGCGACTCATCAGCATAATGGATGACAGTGTGTTGCACGCGGGCCAGGCGGCCTATGTACGCGGTCTCCGCCAGGGCAAGGGCTGGCAAAAGTACTAG